One Microcaecilia unicolor chromosome 4, aMicUni1.1, whole genome shotgun sequence genomic region harbors:
- the LOC115468784 gene encoding uncharacterized protein LOC115468784, with protein MAVYANKNSMFSIQEAVLLLKNANITKAVRKAATNAKPGEAYLFTYAGNEEKKDDWRADGYAWFHGGLRRWPKTDPVLRKTYHRIRTGNGNFHRYSYQLLESGSTEILVHYLGEQPTEKSISHGNRLRNIDREHIRSAPSLLKRIRMEKGKPMSVYRRICNEGTMEDIAGTLPRDVEQVKNQQKYKQRKECLIQDDIYNVFEYCDLLGQFVWSYTLHPDVLVMMGDRKMATLFEDLTRSVKDKPILVSYDTTFNLGDYYLSSVVFQHELFKESPVIPLCFMLHTNKKFLTYWAFLHSFKMICHRMENKNVIFASDSETSIQEAIDHVFPTVKRVVYWNYIRQDLKVWIKKHGGTNSDSNFYLDEIVELLKCNTKQIFHEKLRLKRRNWSKAFLQYYEQELHESIIYHASSWILEKNGIVEYVTGITTSISESFNSILKRVVEQQEIQMACLVMCLYHLQNYYVREIINGQCHLGNYHLKDIYRSHSKDKDTVTLPKEYCTPEDIEKFIRLHSDSNTSKSKMEPPPSACNIAEGQALIKRQSIVLLPSLGIFVVQGHSGDYYNVRLFPEEKCSCNSTRTCLHILGARDAVGMPPPNIGIKTINLTTLARNRRRKARSGRKFPC; from the coding sequence ATGGCAGTATATGCAAACAAGAACAGTATGTTCTCAATACAAGAAGCCGTCCTTCTACTGAAGAATGCCAACATTACAAAGGCAGTCAGAAAAGCAGCAACAAATGCAAAACCAGGAGAGGCGTATCTTTTCACGTATGCTGGCAATGAGGAAAAAAAGGATGATTGGAGGGCCGACGGCTACGCGTGGTTCCATGGTGGTCTCCGTCGTTGGCCAAAAACAGACCCTGTGCTGAGAAAAACATATCACAGAATCAGAACAGGAAATGGTAACTTCCATCGATACAGTTACCAGCTTCTCGAATCAGGAAGTACCGAGATACTTGTTCATTACCTGGGAGAACAACCAACTGAAAAATCCATTAGTCATGGGAACAGATTGAGGAACATAGACAGGGAGCATATTAGATCAGCACCGTCACTACTCAAAAGAATAAGAATGGAGAAAGGTAAACCTATGTCTGTGTACCGGAGGATATGCAACGAAGGCACCATGGAGGACATTGCAGGTACACTTCCTAGAGATGTGGAGCAAGTTAAAAAccagcaaaaatataaacaaaggaAAGAATGTCTTATACAAGATGACATATATAATGTTTTTGAATACTGCGATCTTCTTGGACAGTTTGTCTGGTCATACACTCTTCATCCCGATGTCCTAGTAATGAtgggtgacaggaaaatggccacACTGTTTGAGGACCTAACACGATCAGTAAAAGACAAACCAATACTTGTGTCATACGACACAACATTTAATCTTGGTGATTACtacctttcttctgttgttttTCAGCACGAACTGTTTAAGGAATCTCCAGTAATACCACTGTGCTTCATGTTACACACCAATAAAAAATTCCTTACTTACTGGGCATTTCTGCACAGTTTCAAAATGATTTGTcatagaatggaaaacaaaaacgtaaTATTTGCATCTGATAGTGAGACCTCCATACAAGAAGCTATTGACCATGTATTTCCAACAGTTAAAAGAGTCGTTTATTGGAACTACATACGCCAGGATTTGAAAGTATGGATAAAAAAGCACGGCGGCACAAATTCAGACAGCAACTTCTACTTAGATGAGATCGTGGAACTGCTGAAGTGCAATACAAAACAGATCTTCCATGAAAAACTGAGATTAAAACGTAGGAATTGGAGTAAAGCATTCCTACAGTACTATGAACAAGAATTGCATGAAAGTATAATCTATCATGCGAGCTCCTGGATCTTGGAAAAAAACGGTATTGTAGAGTATGTCACGGGAATAACCACAAGTATTTCAGAAAGCTTCAACTCGATATTGAAACGCGTTGTGGAACAACAAGAGATACAGATGGCGTGCTTGGTAATGTGTTTGTACCACCTACAAAATTACTATGTACGAGAAATCATTAATGGGCAGTGCCACCTGGGAAATTACCACCTAAAAGATATTTATAGATCTCATAGTAAAGATAAAGACACAGTAACACTCCCAAAGGAATACTGTACCCCCGAGGATATAGAAAAATTTATCAGGTTGCATTCAGATTCCAACACATCAAAATCGAAGATGGAGCCACCACCATCTGCTTGCAACATTGCAGAGGGACAAGCATTAATAAAACGGCAGAGCATTGTTCTTTTACCCTCTTTGGGAATATTCGTTGTACAGGGACACAGTGGGGATTACTACAATGTAAGGCTATTCCCAGAAGAGAAGTGCTCTTGCAACTCAACTAGGACATGCCTTCACATTCTAGGTGCAAGGGATGCAGTTGGTATGCCTCCTCCAAATATAGGCATAAAAACTATCAACCTTACAACACTGGCTAGAAACAGAAGGCGAAAGGCTCGTTCTGGAAGGAAATTCCCATGTTAA